One Saccharomyces eubayanus strain FM1318 chromosome VIII, whole genome shotgun sequence genomic window carries:
- the ALG8 gene encoding dolichyl-P-Glc:Glc1Man(9)GlcNAc(2)-PP-dolichol alpha-1,3-glucosyltransferase — protein sequence MSIGEPTMKGDRLRQNMAVTKKAKLKKSDEPTKTSKVTVSEKGEESKRYSLWNFWISTLFLKLLLIPDYFSTDFDVHRNWLAITNKLPMSEWYYEHTSQWTLDYPPFFAYFEWFLSQFVPKVVRDDGCLDIVKVGKFGLPTIVFQRLTVIISEILLFAVLQIYINTTKLSERSQSFVVASSIVLSPGFLMIDHIHFQYNGFLFAILIGSIVAAKNKKYLWCAVLYTTSICFKHIFLYLAPCYFVFLLRAYVLNVNNFKFKSYKDFLFLIRWANLFKLGSIVIGIFTICFLPFAHQMPQVLSRLFPFSRGLTHAYWAPNFWALYSFMDKILTTIMLKLPYVHMFATKLIKPPLIPKDIKEINERLLANNGSKGLVQDVFFVILPQIPPKLTFILTLFYQILAVLPILFDPSFKRFIGSLTLCGLASYLFGWHVHEKAIMLVIIPFTFLVGFDRRLLVPFMLVASAGYVSLYPLLFKGQDYFIKSLYTYVWCIIYFAAFRKTTKISSSVERRIFFLDRLALTYIFSLLPMVTVLQILDEVKWRYSFLQKFEFLGLMAYSVYCSLGIISSWFALSWLYNFDELLWQ from the coding sequence ATGTCTATTGGAGAGCCAACCATGAAGGGTGATCGTTTGAGGCAAAACATGGCAGTGACAAAGAAGgcaaagttgaaaaaaagtgacGAGCCTACAAAGACGTCAAAGGTTACCGTATCCGAGAAAGGTGAGGAATCTAAGCGCTATTCGTTATGGAATTTCTGGATAAGcacattatttttgaagttgttgttgattcCTGATTATTTTAGCACCGACTTTGATGTTCATAGAAATTGGCTGGCAATCACTAATAAACTCCCTATGAGCGAATGGTATTACGAGCATACTAGTCAATGGACGTTAGATTATCCGCCATTTTTTGCCTATTTTGAATGGTTTTTATCCCAGTTTGTTCCCAAGGTTGTTCGCGATGATGGCTGTTTGGACATCGTAAAGGTGGGGAAATTTGGTTTACCAACAATTGTCTTTCAAAGACTCACTGTCATAATCAGTGAAATTCTTCTATTTGCTGTCCTCCAAATATACATTAATACAACAAAGCTAAGCGAAAGATCTCAAAGCTTTGTTGTTGCCTCTAGTATTGTGTTATCACCTGGATTTTTAATGATAGATCACATACATTTCCAATATAACGGCTTTCTTTTCGCCATTCTAATTGGCTCTATTGTTGCtgccaaaaataaaaagtaTCTATGGTGTGCTGTTTTGTATACCACTTCCATATGTTTCAAGcatatatttttgtatttggcGCCATGCTATTTTGTGTTTTTATTAAGGGCATACGTTCTTAATGTCAACAATTTCAAGTTTAAAAGCTACAAggattttctgtttttgatTAGGTGGGCAAATCTTTTCAAGCTAGGTAGTATTGTCATCGGGATTTTTACTATTTGCTTCTTACCATTTGCTCATCAAATGCCACAGGTACTGAGCAGGTTATTCCCATTTTCAAGAGGACTAACACACGCATACTGGGCACCAAATTTCTGGGCATTGTATTCCTTTATGGACAAGATACTTACTACAATAATGTTGAAATTACCATATGTTCACATGTTTGCTACAAAGCTAATCAAGCCGCCTTTAATACCTaaagatatcaaagaaattaatGAAAGACTCTTGGCCAACAACGGAAGTAAAGGCTTAGTACAAGATGtgttttttgttatctTACCCCAGATTCCGCCCAAACTAACATTTATCTTAACTCtattttaccaaattttaGCGGTCCTTCCCATATTATTCGATCCatcattcaaaagatttattGGTTCATTAACCCTTTGTGGGCTGGCTTCATATTTGTTTGGATGGCACGTGCATGAAAAAGCTATAATGCTAGTTATTATCCCATTTACATTCCTTGTTGGATTTGATCGTCGTCTTTTGGTTCCGTTTATGCTTGTTGCTTCAGCTGGTTACGTTTCTTTGTACCcgcttcttttcaaagggCAAGATTACTTTATCAAAAGTTTATACACTTACGTTTGGTGCATAATTTATTTTGCAGCTTTCAGAAAAACTACCAAAATTTCCTCGAGTGTGGAAAGGAGgatatttttcttggataGATTAGCATTAACGTacatcttttctttattacCAATGGTAACTGTACTACAGATTTTAGACGAAGTCAAATGGAGATACTCgtttttgcaaaaattcGAGTTCTTGGGATTGATGGCATACAGTGTTTATTGTTCATTGGGCATAATCAGCTCATGGTTTGCCCTATCGTGGTTATAtaattttgatgaattaCTATGGCAATAA
- the YNG1 gene encoding Yng1p — MEQSAIEYPDSDIRYSFLSTLDHLPCELIRSLRLMQTIDLSKNAGDKRELENASTNLMLVANYVDDLVDDQIRFLTQHRKELEIQKSVTKSFNTSVDNIRSKLILEEPKVYKEPKLLLKINLKKAKSRERKQSITSPNVGITPRRAAANTTDQEEVYCFCRNASYGPMVACDRPDCPFEWFHYGCVNLKHAPKGKWYCSEDCEKIAKERTKSKRQKKLK; from the coding sequence ATGGAACAGTCTGCCATCGAGTATCCGGACTCGGACATCAGGTACAGCTTCCTGAGCACTTTGGATCATCTGCCGTGCGAGCTTATAAGGTCTTTACGGTTGATGCAGACCATCGATCTGTCTAAAAACGCTGGTGATAAGCGTGAGCTAGAAAATGCTTCGACGAATCTGATGCTGGTAGCTAATTATGTAGACGATTTAGTTGATGACCAGATCCGCTTCTTGACACAGCATAggaaagaattggaaataCAGAAATCAGTAACGAAATCTTTCAATACCTCTGTAGATAATATCAGATCTAAACTGATACTGGAAGAGCCGAAAGTTTACAAAGAACCAAAGTTGCTGTTAAAGATTAACctgaaaaaagcaaaatcGAGggagagaaaacaaagtatAACCAGCCCCAATGTCGGGATTACCCCGAGAAGGGCTGCAGCTAATACCACTGATCAAGAAGAggtttattgtttttgtagAAACGCATCGTACGGGCCCATGGTGGCATGCGATCGTCCTGACTGCCCCTTTGAGTGGTTCCACTACGGTTGCGTAAACTTGAAACACGCTCCAAAGGGTAAATGGTATTGTAGTGAGGATTGTGAAAAAATAGCGAAAGAGAGAACGAAATCAAAAcgacaaaagaaactaaagtGA
- the CYT1 gene encoding ubiquinol--cytochrome-c reductase catalytic subunit CYT1, with the protein MFSNLSKRWAQRTLSKGFYSTTTGAAKSSKLTQRLIAGGVAAAGITASTLLYADSLTAEAMTAAEHGLHAPAHAWSHNGPFETFDHASIRRGYQVYREVCAACHSLDRVAWRTLVGVSHTNEEVRVMAEEFEYDDEPDEQGNPKKRPGKLSDYIPGPYPNEQAARAANQGALPPDLSLIVKARHGACDYIFSLLTGYPDDPPAGVALPPGSNYNPYFPGGSIAMARVLFDDMVEYEDGTPATTSQMAKDVTTFLNWCAEPEHDERKRLGLKTVIILSSLYFLSIWVKKFKWAGIKNRKFVFNPPKPRK; encoded by the coding sequence atgttttcaaatttgtctAAACGTTGGGCTCAAAGGACCCTCTCGAAAGGATTCTATTCTACCACAACAGGTGCTGCTAAATCAAGTAAGCTCACTCAAAGATTGATTGCCGGAGGTGTTGCTGCTGCCGGTATCACTGCATCTACTTTACTCTATGCAGACTCTTTAACAGCCGAAGCTATGACTGCAGCTGAACATGGGCTACATGCCCCAGCACACGCTTGGTCTCACAACGGTCCTTTCGAAACATTTGACCATGCATCCATTAGAAGAGGTTACCAAGTTTACCGTGAAGTCTGTGCGGCATGTCATTCCCTAGACAGAGTGGCCTGGAGAACTTTGGTTGGTGTTTCTCACACCAACGAAGAGGTCCGTGTTATGGCTGAGGAATTCGAATACGACGACGAACCTGATGAGCAAGGTAACCCTAAAAAGAGACCTGGTAAACTATCTGACTATATCCCGGGTCCATATCCAAACGAACAGGCCGCAAGAGCTGCCAATCAAGGTGCTTTGCCACCAGATCTATCCTTGATCGTCAAAGCTAGACATGGTGCTTGCGATTACATCTTCTCTCTGTTGACTGGTTATCCTGACGATCCACCTGCTGGTGTCGCATTGCCACCAGGTTCCAACTACAATCCTTATTTCCCAGGTGGTTCTATTGCCATGGCAAGAGTATTGTTTGATGACATGGTCGAATACGAAGATGGTACTCCTGCAACAACCTCCCAAATGGCTAAGGATGTTACCACTTTCTTGAATTGGTGTGCCGAACCTGAACACgacgaaagaaaaagactaGGTTTGAAAACCGTAATAATCTTATCCTCTTTGTACTTCCTATCTATCTGGGTTAAGAAGTTCAAATGGGCCGGTATTAAGAACAGAAAATTCGTGTTCAACCCACCAAAGCCAAGAAAGTAG
- the RPL3 gene encoding 60S ribosomal protein uL3 codes for MSHRKFEAPRHGHLGFLPRKRAASIRARVKAFPKDDKSKAVALTSFLGYKAGMTTIVRDLDRPGSKFHKREVVEAVTVVDTPPVVIVGVVGYVETPRGLRSLTTVWAEHLSDEVKRRFYKNWYKSKKKAFTKYSSKYAQEGAGIDRELARIKKYASVVRVLVHTQVRKTPLTQKKAHLAEIQLNGGSISEKVDWAREHFEKTVAVDSVFEQNEMIDAIAVTKGHGFEGVTHRWGTKKLPRKTHRGLRKVACIGAWHPAHVMWTVARAGQRGYHSRTSINHKVYRVGKGDDEANGATNFDRTKKTITPMGGFVHYGEINNDFVMVKGCIPGNRKRIITLRKSLYTNTSRKALEEVNLKWIDTASKFGKGRFQTPAEKHAFMGTLKKDL; via the coding sequence ATGTCTCACAGAAAGTTCGAAGCACCACGTCACGGTCATTTAGGTTTCTTGCCAAGAAAGAGAGCCGCCTCTATCAGAGCTAGAGTTAAGGCTTTCCCAAAGGATGACAAATCCAAGGCCGTCGCTTTGACCTCTTTCTTGGGTTACAAGGCTGGTATGACCACCATTGTCAGAGATTTGGACAGACCAGGTTCCAAGTTCCACAAGCGTGAAGTTGTTGAAGCTGTCACCGTTGTCGACACCCCACCAGTCGTTATCGTTGGTGTTGTCGGTTACGTCGAAACCCCAAGAGGTTTGAGATCTTTGACCACCGTCTGGGCTGAACATTTGTCTGACGAAGTCAAGAGAAGATTCTACAAGAACTGGTACAAGTCCAAGAAGAAGGCTTTCACCAAGTACTCTTCTAAGTACGCTCAAGAAGGTGCTGGTATTGACAGAGAATTGGCCAGAATCAAGAAGTACGCTTCTGTTGTTAGAGTCTTGGTCCACACTCAAGTCAGAAAGACTCCATTGACCCAAAAGAAGGCTCATTTGGCTGAAATCCAATTGAACGGTGGTTCCATCTCCGAAAAGGTTGACTGGGCTCGTGAACATTTCGAAAAGACTGTTGCTGTCGACAGTGTCTTTGAACAAAACGAAATGATTGACGCTATCGCTGTCACCAAGGGTCACGGTTTCGAAGGTGTTACCCACAGATGGGGTACCAAGAAACTTCCAAGAAAGACTCACAGAGGTTTAAGAAAGGTTGCTTGTATCGGTGCTTGGCATCCAGCCCACGTTATGTGGACTGTTGCCAGAGCTGGTCAAAGAGGTTACCACTCCAGAACTTCTATTAACCACAAGGTTTACAGAGTCGGTAAGGGTGATGACGAAGCTAACGGTGCTACCAACTTCGACAGAACCAAGAAGACCATCACCCCAATGGGTGGTTTCGTCCACTACGGTGAAATCAACAACGATTTCGTCATGGTCAAGGGTTGTATCCCAGGTAACAGAAAGAGAATTATTACTTTGAGAAAGTCCTTGTACACCAACACTTCTAGAAAGGCTTTGGAAGAAGTCAACTTGAAGTGGATTGACACTGCTTCTAAGTTCGGTAAGGGTAGATTCCAAACTCCAGCTGAAAAGCATGCTTTCATGGGtactttgaagaaggacTTATAA
- the VPS5 gene encoding sorting nexin 1, with product MDYEENLEAPVWDELNHEEDSAQNAIPNQSESVGKSPALREGETKLPKDSTSFDNGTDVHIAPKWKDPGLSIADNLLVEEQEDNDNSKANALIDSLAPEKDPIAALKNDATQFLVMKDSSDALFAGNANSPLVFDDAIINGDTSTSANSKNISGRRSGKPRILFDSTKSQRNSRRIHSLKTTKTITSDNASKSPFIDPLKKAEKENEFVEEPLDDENENEKKGTNEGNTAASTKKSILEQVDKPLYNLPQRTENTASPAKAEGDSKKVRNTKAEPNVSFAKQDFNVEVKDPVKVGELTSVHVEYTVISESPLLDLKYSQVSRRYRDFRWLYRQLQNNHWGKVIPPPPEKQSVGSFKQDFIENRRFQMDAMLTKICQDSILQKDKDFLLFLTSDNFSSDSKSRAYATGSGAINDSNDLSEIRISEIKLLGAEDAADVLKNGGIDAESHKGFMSISFTSLPKYNETDEFFIEKKRKLDELEDSLKKLGKSLEMVDTSRNSLAASTDEFSGMIETLASLSVSEPNSELLNNFANAHRSIKSSLERSSLQETLTMGVMLDDYIRSLASVKAIFNQRAKLGYLLVIIENDMKKKHSQLEKMGQNIHSEKFKETKKEFLTFERRYNLTKTKWQEVGERIKDEFQNFSIDKIREFRNGMEISLEAAIESQKECIELWETFYQTSL from the coding sequence ATGGACTACGAAGAAAATTTAGAGGCCCCTGTTTGGGACGAACTAAATCACGAAGAAGACTCTGCTCAGAATGCCATTCCAAATCAAAGTGAATCAGTTGGCAAGTCACCTGCACTCAGAGAAGGGGAGACAAAGCTTCCAAAGGATAGCACATCATTTGATAACGGAACAGATGTACACATTGCCCCAAAATGGAAGGATCCAGGTTTATCGATAGCTGACAATCTGCTGGTGGAGGAGCAAGAAGACAATGATAATTCCAAAGCAAATGCCCTAATTGACTCTTTGGCTCCAGAAAAGGATCCGATCGCGGCTCTCAAGAATGACGCTACACAGTTTCTTGTGATGAAGGACTCTAGCGACGCATTGTTTGCAGGCAACGCCAACTCTCCCTTAGTTTTTGATGATGCAATAATTAATGGTGACACTTCTACGAGTGctaattcaaaaaatatatcCGGAAGAAGATCTGGAAAACCACGGATTCTTTTTGACTCCACTAAATCTCAACGAAACTCTAGACGTATTCATTCTTTAAAAACGACGAAGACAATCACCTCCGATAATGCTAGCAAATCACCATTTATCGATCCATTGAAAAAGGCTGAAAAGGAGAATGAGTTTGTTGAAGAACCACtggatgatgaaaatgagaatgagaaaaaaggaacGAATGAGGGAAATACCGCGGCTTCCACCAAGAAGAGTATCCTCGAGCAAGTAGATAAGCCCTTATATAATCTACCTCaaagaacagaaaataCTGCAAGCCCTGCCAAGGCCGAAGGAGACTCGAAAAAGGTGAGGAATACTAAAGCAGAGCCAAACGTATCATTCGCTAAACAGGATTTCAACGTTGAAGTGAAAGATCCTGTCAAAGTAGGAGAACTAACATCCGTACACGTGGAATATACTGTAATAAGTGAATCACCATTACTCGATCTAAAATATTCACAAGTAAGCAGACGTTATAGGGATTTTAGATGGTTATACCGCCAGTTGCAAAACAATCATTGGGGTAAAGTAATACCTCCTCCACCAGAGAAGCAGTCAGTGGGTAGTTTCAAACAAGATTTTATCGAGAATAGGAGATTTCAAATGGATGCCATGTTAACAAAAATCTGTCAAGACTcgattttacaaaaagacaaagattttcttctgttcTTAACCAGTGATAATTTTAGTTCTGACTCTAAAAGTAGGGCGTACGCAACCGGATCAGGCGCTATTAATGATAGTAATGACTTATCAGAAATTCGTATAAGTGAAATAAAGCTGCTAGGCGCAGAAGACGCAGCCGatgtattgaaaaatggtgGTATTGATGCTGAGTCACACAAGGGGTTTATGAGTATATCGTTTACGTCGCTACCTAAGTATAATGAAACAGATGAAttcttcattgaaaaaaaaagaaaattggatgaattggaagacagcttgaaaaaattgggCAAATCGTTGGAGATGGTCGACACTTCAAGAAACAGTCTTGCTGCATCCACTGATGAATTCTCTGGAATGATAGAAACTTTAGCGTCTTTAAGCGTAAGTGAACCTAATTCAGAACTGTTGAATAATTTTGCTAATGCTCATAGAAGCATAAAGAGCTCTCTTGAGAGAAGCTCTTTGCAAGAAACGTTGACTATGGGTGTAATGCTAGATGATTATATTAGATCATTGGCTAGTGTGAAAGCCATTTTCAACCAGAGAGCTAAACTGGGGTATCTTTTGGTAATTATAGAAAATgatatgaaaaagaaacattcACAGTTAGAGAAAATGGGCCAAAATATTCATTcggaaaaattcaaagaaactaaaaaggAATTTTTAACTTTTGAGAGGCGTTATAACCTTACAAAGACGAAATGGCAAGAAGTTGGTGAAAGGATAAAGGatgaatttcaaaacttttctaTTGACAAGATTCGGGAGTTTCGGAACGGCATGGAAATATCGCTAGAGGCAGCCATTGAATCTCAAAAGGAGTGCATTGAACTTTGGGAAACATTCTACCAAACTAGTCTTTAG
- the MSA1 gene encoding Msa1p, with amino-acid sequence MNNVVDKSMIKKRGRPPITKDYPDPLQSPMAHSSLQVQKQGPRSFAKPLMKVGQCSPSPNKRRLSVENHPNLVATTKKGRYRGVLLSTPTKKSGVSGFTPISTPSSNDSYTNTVFSESRKTFLQSSPPIMSSSPGFQKKNEFIFPSPDQFKLSLTITESGKAVIAGSSPFSPLSKLPHSLMNSNDKKFLLNERIHKNIKKTTPKFEKKRILSLLKQMKNNKDFNMSSEIRPPKSSRSDVVETELPTIIETSASPVSSIRHNNALFSRSPQSPPPSAQFMPPSTPKSSFQFRTGFTPNVALNQVSLSDTLPKPTANGLNSNIVGSNNNNHNGSSGNNNIVDAGALLTLTNSPGMFLSPRNKMMPKSATLSSEQQEFVFKFSGGDPLLLTDDADGNWPEMLFNVSNSPKRQKCFNTPPSWINFGSPGLFSPPRGATIMVNGTTPAATSDNGNVHRQLQAQLEAQVQAQSQTNSPAQRQQQQRQFQVLQSHTNMSSSPPQINIALSPQQSMASRSSGYLNKEKTMIGTTDILGNAKNGNLQPPANLVNATHGPSTPRNQEFQLPTLIECTPLIQQTMNGSLGTKYIPETSVSNSVASNLNGFTATKTVSGSNDLLKQNMYSNKHDDARIALKKLIDDQ; translated from the coding sequence ATGAATAACGTCGTGGACAAAAGCATGATTAAGAAAAGAGGCAGGCCTCCCATCACCAAAGATTATCCCGATCCTTTACAAAGCCCTATGGCGCATTCTTCATTGCAGGTACAGAAACAGGGCCCTCGCAGTTTCGCTAAACCTTTGATGAAGGTGGGGCAGTGTAGTCCATCTCCGAATAAAAGAAGACTCAGCGTCGAAAATCACCCTAATTTAGTGGCCACCACCAAGAAGGGCAGATATAGAGGCGTCCTGTTATCAACTCCTACCAAGAAATCAGGAGTGAGCGGGTTTACTCCGATCTCCACCCCATCTTCCAACGACAGTTATACCAATACGGTATTCTCTGAGTCAAGGAAAACTTTCCTACAAAGTTCGCCGCCCATTATGTCGTCTTCTCCAGGcttccagaagaagaatgaaTTCATATTCCCTTCACCGGACCAATTCAAACTTTCTTTAACCATTACCGAAAGTGGGAAGGCTGTCATTGCTGGATCCTCGCCATTCTCCCCATTGTCGAAACTACCTCATTCCTTAATGAACAGTAACGATAAAAAATTCTTACTTAATGAAAGAATtcataaaaatatcaagaaaactactcccaaatttgaaaagaaacgtattctttctctcttgaAACAAATGAAGAACAATAAAGATTTCAATATGTCTTCCGAAATACGCCCACCGAAATCAAGCAGATCTGATGTCGTTGAAACTGAACTGCCTACCATTATAGAGACCTCGGCTTCTCCAGTAAGTAGCATTAGACATAACAACGCTTTGTTTTCTCGATCTCCACAATCACCGCCCCCAAGCGCACAATTCATGCCACCATCCACACCAAAAAGTTCTTTCCAATTTAGAACTGGATTCACTCCTAACGTTGCACTGAATCAGGTGTCTTTAAGCGATACTTTACCGAAGCCTACAGCAAATGGTCTTAACTCGAACATTGTCGGttccaacaacaataatcACAACGGTAGCTCCggtaataataacattGTAGATGCTGGTGCATTATTAACGTTGACTAATAGCCCTGGAATGTTCTTGTCgccaagaaacaaaatgatGCCCAAATCTGCTACTCTGTCTAGTGAACAACAGGAATTCGTATTCAAATTCTCAGGTGGCGATCCATTATTGCTTACCGATGACGCAGATGGGAACTGGCCGGAAATGCTTTTCAACGTATCTAACAGTCCAAAACGTCAAAAATGCTTCAATACACCTCCATCGTGGATAAACTTTGGTTCACCAGGGCTATTCAGCCCACCAAGAGGTGCCACTATCATGGTAAATGGTACCACCCCCGCAGCCACATCGGATAACGGTAATGTGCATAGACAATTACAAGCCCAATTAGAGGCACAAGTGCAAGCGCAATCCCAAACCAATTCTCCGGCTCaacgacaacaacaacagcgCCAGTTCCAGGTGCTCCAATCGCACACTAACATGAGCTCTTCCCCACCGCAGATCAACATAGCTCTTTCACCTCAACAGTCTATGGCTAGCAGATCATCTGGGTACCTcaataaagagaaaaccATGATTGGAACGACAGATATACTGGGCAACGCcaaaaatggaaatttACAACCCCCAGCAAACCTGGTTAACGCTACTCATGGACCTTCGACGCCCAGAAATCAAGAATTCCAATTACCAACTTTAATCGAGTGCACTCCGTTAATCCAGCAGACCATGAATGGTTCTTTAGGAACTAAATACATACCAGAAACCTCTGTTTCAAATAGCGTTGCATCGAACTTAAACGGGTTCACTGCTACCAAAACAGTTTCCGGTTCTAATGATTTACTAAAGCAGAATATGTATAGTAACAAACATGACGATGCTAGAattgctttgaaaaaattaatcGATGATCAATAA